Genomic segment of Malus domestica chromosome 15, GDT2T_hap1:
ttccgttaactatactttaaaaatgatttttcaaGCACTCTCTCTCCTAAAAAagtaaagagagagaaaggaacaGACTCAGAGATGGATATGGGCATgagctcaaccctttctctttccCTTGTTCTTTTTGTGCAATGACCAAAgcttttcttctcttcttctccaaAGAAGATGGTTCTACAAGAAGAACCCCAAGAGCTCCAAAACCCTCCAATGGAGTTCGATCCTTTATTATTCTGCAAAGAAGGATTTGAGGAAGATTTGGGAGACATCATCTGATTTTCCTGGAAAGTGATATGTTCTAGGAAAATGATGAACTTTCCTCTCTAATCTCCAAAGAGGAACAAACCCATTTGTGTTTCAGTGGAGAAATCTCATATGGGTCTTTGATGGCGGCTTGGAAGGAGGTGGTTGAGTGGATTCTGAGTGTAAGGGCACACTATGGCTTTTCCTCTTTGACCGTCATTCTGGCTGTGAACTACTTTGATAGGTTCATTGCCAGCCGGCCGTTTCAAAGAGGCAAGCAGTGGATGAGTCAACTCGCCGTCATCGCCTGCATCTTGTTGGCCGCCAAAGTGGAGGAGACCCATGTGCCCCTTTTCTTAGATTTGCAAGTATGTGTAAATTTTCATTTGTAATTTGAGTGTTTGTGAAATTGTTGGACTGTTGTGTTTATTGGATTTCTCGTGATTGTGATTAGGTGGAGGAAACAAAGTATGTTTTCGGAATGGAGCTTTTGGTGCTATCGACTCTCAGGTGGCGGATGAATCCAGTGACCCCAAATTAAATTTGCTAACGGAGTACATCAAAGGGGTTTAAATCCAAGTTTTTTTTAGCATAGAGGCTATCTTCCAAATAtcttatgttgatgcacaaaattaataaggactttggtacaacagaaagtgttaagtttgtaactttcactagattgctccagcactagtgtggataagtatgtaaatggatagagacaagaaagcaaacacaagatgtacgtggttcacccagattggctacgtccacggagtagatgagttctcattaattgtgaagggtttacacaagtacataggttcaagctctccttttgggagtactagtgaatgatttagtacaaatgacattcagaaatattgtgagagaatgatctcaatttatagaagagagtttctagtttcattctgacattgacacgtgtcgtgttgtgattggcttctgatgttgacacgtgttgcgttatgattagcttctgatgtcgacacgtgtcacgctgtgattggcctcttggttggagggaaactcttctgggtccttgatggtataatgttgactggtgctcagtagtttcgagattggtcaagtatggtacaaacagtgctcccctaagttcccgagtgagggaagctccccGGTTGGGACTTGCAAaatccaagctattgagtaatcatgaaacttctaagtaccgaagtgtggtatcattttcacttgccttatctgtctcatatgtagatgtgtcatcttctctggaagtacttttcctccatccataggtggtatctttaaccgatgaagatgcataaggtaatgtatcaatttcacttgaagtttacttgtagtttcgggcatggtcaagtgcgatacaaaccctatagtaggagtcccccaagttgtcgagctaggagatttgccgaatgaggtaacagacaaggtaagcaatcagacttccaagcaagcaacctggattggaggttcgacttcggcttccagttaattgttcttcttcttcttgtgtcATAAAcggcaacaaggataaggagaagtaaatggagaagagatgatatgagatacttttgcttttgaataagtaactttccacaggcttattcttgaactaggctggagggttttctggtttcctccagagtataaggccaactcaagaatttgagggtcaaaacaagtccatcaaatctagagtacgttcgaccctgatgatatgagatacttttgatgttaacaaagtaatggatgtatcggcacatgttctattacgcttgtctccacatacttccttgtatcattctcacctgctctatctgttcctcaggtagatgtggtatcttctctggaagcataagatgttgaagatgagtactcgagagcagtgccaggtaagtaatcaagcaagaggttccaggcagtcagttcctaactggaagcttaattccaagtgctgactgattgctctctttctcattgtcttgcaggaaagaacaaggccaaaggaaaagacagggaaaaagcatgatatgggatactcttgctctggtgtggcttgtttgcagacgTATTAtgaggaggaaaagaagctgagtatttcgagagactctgctgaaagtgccctctcggatgtgaagaaaagttgagcattttttttatttacaggtctgcctggctgtgaaggatggaggtcgacatatataggagtctccctaacaacaagtagtagtgctattcctttacctttcttggtcatagcaatgtagtgagagttgcaagcttcacgtgttttaactttgtcagagcactttgaaaaaatggtatgtggtatctggaaagctgatgttgcgtgtgaagattgcagacaagctttatccaaggaaatctggctctcgaagttcagagagtggtgcctcttcggatttcgagcaagcaatcttgtcggggatctgcctttcgagattcagataacggtgcctcttcgatttttgaaaaagcaatcctgttgggagtttgactcttttgattcggagagtagtgtctcttcgatttttgagaaagtaatcatgttaagagtctagctcttgagattcggaggacggtgcctcttcgatttttgagcacgtaatcctattgagagtttggctctcgagattcggagagcggtgcctcttcgatttttcagaaagcaatcttgttgggagtttgactcttgagattcagggagtagtgtctcttcgatttttgagaaagtaatcctgtagggagtctggctctcgagatttggaaatCGGTGTcccttcgattttttagaaagcattcctgttgggagtctgacttttgagattcagagagcagtgtctcttcgatttttgagaaagtaatcatgttgggaatctggctctcgagattcggagggaggtgccttttcgatttttgagcacgtaatcctgttgagagtctggctctcgagattcggagagctgtgcctcttcgatttttgagcaagcaatcttgttgggagtgttttctcgaatctgagtaaaggttagggatttttgccagtctgccttgccatagagcacggaggttgacacacattgggactttctagttatcaagcagtggtgctgttcctttacccttgtgggtaatagtagggtagctggaccttcaaaatttatgtgtctaacctttgtcagagatctttagcaaagttatctgtggtacccgaggagctgatgttgcgtgtggaaagtggtgcctcttcagaatctggagagtggtgcctctttgattttttaaccaacggccatgttgccctttcttttataagggcaccaattgtgtgcaagaaatacattcagagagttattgcttgtaagaattttccctttacttcatagatttattgcacctcatttctccttcatcatttctgagaatgtctggcccatccgaccgtcgttttgacttgaactttggtgaagaggtagccatgccttcttaagacaacatatggcacccatcattcttatcccatactggtcctcttaccgttggggactctgtgacgaagaatgatatgaccgctgcggtggtggccaagaaccttctcactcccaaagataacagactactttccaaacggtctgacgagttggctgttaaggattatctggctctcagtgttcagtgtgcaggttttgtgtctaatatggcctaacgcctatttgctcgaacctgccaagttgaatcattggtggctgaagtgataagtctcaaacaggagatcagagggctcaagcatgagaataaacagttgcacaggctcgcacataactatgctacaaacatgaagaggaagctcgaccagctgcaggaatctgatggtcagattttacttgatcatcagagggttgtgggt
This window contains:
- the LOC139191882 gene encoding cyclin-D3-3-like, producing MAAWKEVVEWILSVRAHYGFSSLTVILAVNYFDRFIASRPFQRGKQWMSQLAVIACILLAAKVEETHVPLFLDLQVEETKYVFGMELLVLSTLRWRMNPTYYEEEKKLSISRDSAESALSDVKKS